Genomic segment of Rhodocaloribacter litoris:
TGATCGTGTAACCGGTCCAGCGACCGGCCACCCCGCCGCCCTGGCCGCACACCAGCCGCCAGTCTGCCGGCCAGGGGGCGGCAGGGGCGGGTTCATCGCGTGGGGCGGTACAGCCGGTCAGAAGAACCAGCAGGGTCCAGAGGCCTGTTTTCAACATGCGGAGGGACGATCATCGGGGGCGAGAGCCGGCCTGCACTCCGGCCGCTGTTTTTCTCTTGATCACAATAGGAAAAAAAGTCCACGTTCGGATCACCCGGCCGTTTTTTTTGAGGCCGGTGTTGCCGGAGGGGAGGGGCATACAAAAAAGGCAGCCCCCTGCGGGAGGGACTGCCTTTCGGAAAGGTGCGGCCTGCGCCGGCCTGTAAGCCGAATTCTGTCTGCCCGGCGGGTGGCCGCGGCACCCGGACCGGGGAGATCATCATTTATCTAGGCGGCCTACCCGCGCCGCGTTTCGGCGGGCCACCTTATTCCCGACGGCGTCGGGAGGCGGCGCTGCTTGGCCTTGCACCCCGTGGGGTTTGCCTGGCCGCCCCGGTTACCCGGGACGCCGGTGGGCTCTTACCCCACCGTTTCACCCATCACCTGTGCCCCGGCGAGCAATGGCGCGGCCATTTTCCGCCGGGGCCATCGGCTGGTCTGCTCTCTGTTGCACGTGCCGTCTCCGCCCGGTTACCCGGACGGAGCCCCCGCTTGACGCGGGGCACGGTGCCCTGTGGTGTTCGGACTTTCCTCACCCCGACCGGAGTCGGGGCGCGATGATCCGGCCGGCGCAAACGAACCTTCTGCGGTGTTGAACCGGCACCGTGCCGGCCGGGTTTCACTCGACGCGCGTCTCGCCGAGTTGCATCTCTTCGATGGTTTCCTCGAAAAGCTCCTGGTCGACGATGATGCGGCCGGTGTGCTCGCAGACGATGATCCGGTTGCGCTGCCGGATCTCGACCTGGCGCTGGGGCGGGACGGCAAAGCCGGCGGCGGCACCCCGGATGAGGGGGACCACGGCGCGCCCGTCGCGGACGCGGCCGCGCAGGCGCTTGTAGGCCCGGAGGTACCGCTTGTCGACGGCTTCTTCAGCCTGCTGGCGGGCGGTCTCCAGGTCGGCCTGCTCGTGCTTGGTGTCTTCCAGCACTTCCTGCAGTTCCTTCCGCTTGGCGACCAGGATCTCGTCGAGGGCCTGAAGCCGTTCCTGGGCCTCGGCCATGGCCGCGGCGCGGGCCTCGGCCGAGCCGTCGATCTCCTCGATCTTGGCCTTCGCGTTCAGGATCCGCTGTTTCTGTGCTTCGATTTCCTTCGTCAGTGCGTCGTACTCACGGTTGTTGCGCACCTGGAGTTGCTGCTCTTCGTAGCGCCCGATCAGGGTTTCGCTCTCCTTGATGTCGAGCTCCGCCTGGCGCCGGGCCGTCTCGATGTTCTGCTGCTCGCGCTTGTAGTTCTCGATCCGGGTCTCCAGCCCCGCCTTCTCGTCTTCGAGGTCCCGGATCTCCTCCGGAAGGTCACCGCGCAGCTTTTTGATCTGGTCGATCCGGCTGTCGATGTGCTGCAGCCGGATCAGGGCTTTGAGCTGTTCGCCAATGCTGGTCTCCTGAGACATAGGAATCGCGCTTGTCGTAGTTGAGGAACACGCACCCGTCGAGCACAGGGTAACGTTTCAGAAGGGTTTAGGTTCGATATATTTCGTGCGAAGAGTCGGTCAGGGGGTGAAGGTGTGCATGGGGCTGGTGCGGGTGCGGGTACGCTGCCAGGTGACGCCGGGGAACCGCCGGCCGAGCCATTCGCA
This window contains:
- a CDS encoding zinc ribbon domain-containing protein is translated as MSQETSIGEQLKALIRLQHIDSRIDQIKKLRGDLPEEIRDLEDEKAGLETRIENYKREQQNIETARRQAELDIKESETLIGRYEEQQLQVRNNREYDALTKEIEAQKQRILNAKAKIEEIDGSAEARAAAMAEAQERLQALDEILVAKRKELQEVLEDTKHEQADLETARQQAEEAVDKRYLRAYKRLRGRVRDGRAVVPLIRGAAAGFAVPPQRQVEIRQRNRIIVCEHTGRIIVDQELFEETIEEMQLGETRVE